In Desulfosudis oleivorans Hxd3, the DNA window GGCCATTGACAACGGCGGCTGGTCCATGGACCCTTACGTGGAGGTGGTCCAGACCCTGTTTGACTATGCAAAGGCCCAGTTCAAGGAGGTCAAAACCTTCTTTTTTCACAATACGGTCTATGACGCCCTGTGGAAAGACCCCACCCGGTACAAGGAGCCCCAGTGGGTTTCCGAGCTGGCCCGCCGGGACCCGGACACCCGGGTTATCCTTGTGGGCGACGCCAGCATGGCGCCCTACGAGCTGATGGCCGCCGACGGCGCCATCTACCTGGACCGGCGGGGCGCCTACGGTCTCAAAAAAGCCCGCCGCTCCAGCATCGACAACCTGCGTTTTATCGCCGACACCTTTTCCCATGCCATCTGGCTCAACCCGGTGCCCGAGCGCATGTGGGACTATACTCAGACCATCAGCATGATCCGGCAGGTGTTTCCCATGTTTGAACTCTCTTTAGACGGCCTGGAGCAGGCCGTGACCCACCTGATGGCCCAATAGACACAAAGCGGTGAGCACATGGACAAAGTTCTTATCGTTGATGACAGCCAGCAGCTTCTGGACTTGCTGCGCCGAATTCAGAACAAATATAAAGATGAATTCGAAATGATCCTGGTCAACAGCGGTACAAAGGCCATGGCGGTATTAAAAGAGATGCCGATTGACCTGGTTGTTACCGACCTGGTAATGCCCCAGGTCGACGGCCTGACGCTTCTTACACATATAAACGACCGGTATCCTGATGTGTTGTGTATCGCCATGACAGGCTATGCAACCGAAAACGTTGTCCGTATGCTGCCGGATAACCTGCTGCAGCTTTTAAAAAAACCTTTTGACATCCAAAACCTGATCACCGTAATCCGAAAGGGGCTGAAAACCGAGCCGGCCGCCGGAACCATGCGCGGAATCGCGGTTGCCAGCTTTCTTCAGCTGCTCGAATTGGATCAAAAATCATGCGCCCTGGAGGTTGCCCTGGCAAGCGGTCAACAGGGGACCTTTTTTTTCAAAGAAGGGGTCCTGTATGATGCAACGTTTGGCTCTCTGACGGGAAAAGAGGCGGCCATCGCCATGATCAGCAGCGGGGAAAAGCCACAGTTTACCCTTAAACCCGCGACCAAGCCGCATATCCCCAGACGGATTACCTGCCGGCTCATGGAGCTGCTGCTTCAGGCGGCCCAGAAAAAAGACCAGGCCGGTTGACTGTCGCGGAACCCCTGCACCGGGAGCGCCGCACCCCAGTGCGGCTGAAGCCAAACGAGAATCACAATAATATTAATGTTGAAAAGCCTTAGTTCCTCTTTTCGCCCTCAGTATTTTCTTTCTTAGGCGATTCAAAAGCACCTTGACAAAATGTATCCCACAAGATACACTCGGTGCGTGAAATACAAACTCCGAAGTACAACACAATATGACAAGTGGTTTTCCAGCCTGAAGGAATCCACAGTAAAAATAAGGGTTTTAGCCAGACTCGCTCGGGTTGAAAACGGCAACTTCGGAGATTTTAAGCAAATCAGCCCTGGCCTGTTTGAGTTGCGCTTTTTCTTTGGCGCAGGTCTCAGAATTTACTATACCATCCAGGAGAGCAGGGTGGTCTTCCTGCTGGCGGGTGGTAACAAGTCCAGCCAGGAAAAAGACATTGAAAAGGTTACCGCACTTTTGAAGGAATTGGAGGATTGATCATGAAACTTAAAACAAAGTCTTTTGACATTGCCGAACATTTGAATACCCCTGAAGAAATTCGCGGGTTTCTGCAAGAGGTTGCTGCCACTGGCGACGAATCCGACTTCATTCACGCCTTGAATACCGCTGCCAGAGCAATAGGCATGACCGAAGTCGCTAAAAAGGCTGGTGTCACCCGCGCAAGCCTGTATAAATCTCTTGCTGAAGACGGCAATCCAAAATTTATCACAATCAGTAAAGTAACAAAGGCCCTTGGCTGTAAAATAGCTGTTGTGTAAAGGGTGTAAAAGTTAACATCTTCCTGAACACTTCCGGACAAAATGCTAAAGCGCCGCCGACGGCGGTAACACAATCCAATCCAGTAAAAAGGGCGCCATGAAAAAAAACCTTCCCATTATGCTTTCCCTGGTGGTGCTGGCTGCCGCCACGCTCTGGTTTGTTGTTCAGGCCAACTACGAATTTCTGCTGTATGCCGTCACCCTGCTGGTGTTAATCGGTATCGTCTTCTGGCTCAACCGGCGGTTTGGGCTGCCGGCGATTGCCAAGTGGG includes these proteins:
- a CDS encoding addiction module antidote protein, whose translation is MKLKTKSFDIAEHLNTPEEIRGFLQEVAATGDESDFIHALNTAARAIGMTEVAKKAGVTRASLYKSLAEDGNPKFITISKVTKALGCKIAVV
- a CDS encoding type II toxin-antitoxin system RelE/ParE family toxin — translated: MKYKLRSTTQYDKWFSSLKESTVKIRVLARLARVENGNFGDFKQISPGLFELRFFFGAGLRIYYTIQESRVVFLLAGGNKSSQEKDIEKVTALLKELED
- a CDS encoding response regulator, translated to MDKVLIVDDSQQLLDLLRRIQNKYKDEFEMILVNSGTKAMAVLKEMPIDLVVTDLVMPQVDGLTLLTHINDRYPDVLCIAMTGYATENVVRMLPDNLLQLLKKPFDIQNLITVIRKGLKTEPAAGTMRGIAVASFLQLLELDQKSCALEVALASGQQGTFFFKEGVLYDATFGSLTGKEAAIAMISSGEKPQFTLKPATKPHIPRRITCRLMELLLQAAQKKDQAG